A DNA window from Vigna unguiculata cultivar IT97K-499-35 chromosome 10, ASM411807v1, whole genome shotgun sequence contains the following coding sequences:
- the LOC114165364 gene encoding protein NRT1/ PTR FAMILY 5.7-like: MATPSWIKIVHVHQVFGSTIRAAGIVSSRAGASLPALVVTYKYVEIAVVSILMDYFNDSMEEENQRLAAIVTNLQDGLSSLFVVIVSLISEAYTGYYTMITICTAASIEGLMLLWTSASSTKPSTFRAVYAAIFFLALGSSGQKLIENFLEYQLEEKIKARHESEAVRSGTTENQKEEDFTDKVLIKSWLCAPFVVGYIITICLAFISIDTTYEHWFQFTALIMCGTYMLFLAGSAWYSHEQLPIESNLHKIYRILKAALGKRHAKYPTSPGRYYWKDSKRDHFYKYGEGVRLLPRVPRLFRWLDKAAILEAEASTVSLELQEKNEKLCTVEEVRDVKSLVPMFYLCFAFFGYSLLVATESTFFVAQASNMTSNITTNGNDISILVLIMEATSDVSRFIWFLIGRAFRHFTKFSCIDNVCNKKAAIARIGFGMVCAVICSLIAWQVEVGRLKISKQMEYEDGRNSTVALIPQFSVLGVTNGLVEGGITSLFHGNVAKSMWSFDDSYKELVIGSGKLMIIPLVLSIPSWFSDTLNSSRLDKFYLMLGILNAAFLLVFFYYSFRYAYKEVCPQDDQEVEEFTGANADFVSESTIEIESKDHSTDTD, from the exons ATGGCCACCCCCTCTTGGATCAAAATTGTTCACGTGCATCAGGTTTTTGGATCAACCATTCGCGCTGCTGGGATTGTTTCATCAAGGGCTGGAGCTTCTCTTCCTG CTTTGGTTGTAACCTACAAATATGTAGAAATCGCAGTGGTGTCTATATTGATGGATTACTTCAACGATTCAATGGAGGAGGAGAATCAACGATTAGCAGCCATTGTTACAAATCTTCAAGATGGTCTATCATCGCTATTCGTAGTTATTGTTTCTCTAATCTCAGAAGCATATACCGGTTATTACACTATGATAACGATTTGCACTGCAGCTTCAATAGag GGTTTAATGCTACTATGGACATCTGcatcatcaaccaaaccttCCACATTCCGTGCGGTCTATGCAGCCATATTCTTCCTAGCACTAGGAAGCAGTGGTCAAAAGCTTATAGAAAATTTTCTTGAATACCAATTGGAGGAGAAAATTAAAGCCAGACATGAGAGTGAAGCAGTACGTAGTGGAACCACAGAAAACCAAAAGGAGGAAGATTTCACGGATAAAGTGCTAATTAAAAGCTGGTTGTGCGCTCCGTTTGTTGTTGGATATATCATAACAATTTGTTTGGCCTTCATCAGCATCGATACAACGTACGAGCACTGGTTCCAATTCACGGCACTTATCATGTGTGGGACTTACATGCTGTTCCTCGCTGGTTCGGCGTGGTACAGCCACGAACAATTGCCCATTGAAAGCAATCTGCACAAGATTTACAGAATCTTGAAAGCAGCTTTAGGGAAACGACATGCAAAATATCCAACCTCGCCTGGTCGCTATTATTGGAAAGATAGTAAGCGagatcatttttataaatacggTGAAGGAGTAAGGTTACTTCCACGAGTTCCACGTCTGTTCAGGTGGTTGGACAAAGCAGCTATACTTGAAGCAGAAGCTTCCACAGTGAGTCTGGAGTTGCAAGAAAAGAATGAGAAGCTTTGCACAGTAGAGGAAGTGAGGGATGTGAAAAGCCTTGTTCCCATGTTTTACCTGTGCTTTGCATTCTTTGGCTACAGTTTACTCGTGGCCACGGAGAGCACTTTCTTTGTTGCACAAGCAAGCAACATGACCTCAAATATTACAACCAATGGCAATGATATCTCTATTCTCGTTTTGATCATGGAGGCCACGAGTGATGTGTCACGATTCATCTGGTTTCTCATTGGTCGTGCCTTTCGACACTTCACAAAATTCAGTTGTATCGACAACGTGTGCAACAAGAAAGCAGCCATTGCAAGGATTGGTTTTGGCATGGTTTGTGCAGTAATTTGTAGCCTCATAGCATGGCAAGTTGAGGTTGGTAGGTTGAAGATAAGCAAGCAGATGGAGTATGAGGATGGTAGAAACTCCACAGTGGCATTGATTCCGCAATTTTCAGTGTTGGGAGTCACAAACGGGCTTGTTGAAGGTGGAATCACGAGTTTGTTCCATGGGAACGTGGCGAAATCAATGTGGAGTTTTGATGATTCATACAAGGAATTGGTGATCGGTAGTGGAAAACTCATGATCATACCACTGGTCTTGAGTATCCCTAGTTGGTTCAGTGATACTTTGAACTCAAGTCGTTTGGATAAGTTCTATCTGATGTTGGGAATATTGAACGCTGCGTTTCTTCTGGTTTTTTTTTACTACTCCTTCAGATATGCGTACAAAGAAGTATGTCCCCAAGATGATCAAGAAGTTGAAGAATTCACGGGGGCAAATGCGGATTTCGTTTCCGAAAGTACCATTGAGATAGAGTCCAAAGACCATAGTACTGACACAGACTAA